The following coding sequences are from one Alosa alosa isolate M-15738 ecotype Scorff River chromosome 13, AALO_Geno_1.1, whole genome shotgun sequence window:
- the LOC125305978 gene encoding zinc-binding protein A33-like, with product MKDKIDKMCEEILSLLNTISDIEEEMGAEDAVPLQDIVAAGRVQSLWQHPEGIGPGELVNLAKHLGNLTFRIWEKMQDMVLYTPVILDPNTADARLHITADLTSVKISTDADHQPPDNPERYDTFACVLGSRGFASGTHSWTVEVDANTSWEVGVSSGSGRRKGGAIWPGVWSVEFWDEEYYVRLPGQQEKTLLRVAGKLRRVRVRLDWDGGELSFSDPVSGAHLLTVTHTFTETLYPFFYNGCDTYPLNVLPVRLRLVAED from the exons ATGAAGGACAAGATTGACAAAATGTGCGAAGAAATCTTGTCTCTCTTAAACACAATCAGTGACATAGAAGAGGAGATGGGTGCAGAGGATGCAGTACCCTTACAG GACATAGTTGCGGCAGGAAG GGTTCAGTCTCTATGGCAACATCCAGAGGGCATTGGTCCAGGTGAGCTGGTCAACCTGGCAAAGCACCTGGGCAACTTGACGTTCCGAATCTGGGAGAAAATGCAGGACATGGTTCTATACA CTCCTGTGATTCTCGACCCCAACACGGCCGATGCTCGCCTCCACATCACTGCGGATCTGACCAGTGTGAAAATCAGCACTGACGCTGACCACCAGCCACCTGACAACCCCGAGAGGTACGACACGTTCGCCTGCGTCCTGGGTTCCCGGGGCTTTGCGTCGGGGACCCACAGCTGGACGGTGGAGGTGGACGCCAACACCAGCTGGGAGGTCGGGGTCAGCTCGGGCTCCGGCCGGCGGAAAGGGGGGGCCATCTGGCCGGGCGTCTGGAGCGTGGAGTTCTGGGACGAGGAGTACTACGTCCGGTTGCCGGGGCAACAGGAGAAGACGCTCCTCCGAGTGGCCGGGAAGTTGCGGAGGGTCAGAGTGAGGCTGGACTGGGACGGGGGCGAGCTGTCCTTCTCAGACCCCGTGAGTGGCGCACATCTGTTGACcgtcacacacaccttcacagagACGCTCTATCCATTCTTCTACAACGGCTGTGACACTTACCCTCTGAATGTCCTCCCAGTAAGGCTCAGACTTGTAGCAGAAGACTGA
- the LOC125305909 gene encoding E3 ubiquitin-protein ligase TRIM35-like, with amino-acid sequence MACKTSLPEEDLTCPVCRDIFRDPVVLSCSHSICKTCLRQFWNTKVSRECPLCRKRSLDAEPPCNLALRNLCEAVLSQREKASESDQCRTWPVRSGVLCPAHGEQFKLFCLEDKQPLCVVCRDSRQHKCHECQPLDEATLGLKEKLRNKLPALQEKLKAFKEIKQTYDETADHIKCQAQSTQKLIKKEFEKMHQFLREEEAARLEALQNELEQKTSLMKSTFDKMARDILFLSDTIRTIEEEIRAEDISFLQNVKGTMERAQCTLQDPERASGALLNVAQHLGNLKFDVWKKMQNLVQYTPVILDPNTADARLTLSDDLTSVTYSDKRQQLPDNPERFNWYLCVLGSEGFLSGAHSWDVDVGDSTLWMLGVTTESNQRKGLIFFNSGVWCVLHMDGRYKSRSSGQTGSPLPVNGKLQRVRVQLNLAKGTVSFSDSVHDTHLHTFRHTFSERVFPFFFNWCAQSPLRILPQRSSITMG; translated from the exons ATGGCCTGCAAAACATCCCTACCAGAGGAGGACCTCACGTGCCCGGTGTGTCGGGACATTTTCAGAGATCCCGTGGTGCTGTCGTGTAGCCACAGCATCTGTAAAACCTGCCTGAGGCAGTTCTGGAACACCAAGGTGTCCCGGGAGTGCCCGCTTTGCCGGAAGAGGTCCCTGGACGCCGAGCCTCCCTGCAACCTGGCCCTGAGGAACCTGTGTGAGGCTGTCCTGAGCCAGAGGGAGAAGGCGTCGGAGAGTGACCAGTGCCGGACGTGGCCTGTAAGGTCTGGAGTCCTCTGCCCTGCCCACGGCGAGCAGTTCAAGCTCTTCTGCCTGGAGGACAAAcagcctctgtgtgtggtgtgccgcGACTCAAGGCAGCACAAATGTCACGAATGCCAACCTCTGGATGAAGCCACGCTGGGTCTGAAG GAAAAACTGAGGAATAAACTCCCAGCCTTGCAAGAGAAGCTGAAGGCCttcaaagaaataaaacaaaccTACGATGAAACGGCAGACCACATCAAG TGTCAGGCCCAAAGCACACAGAAGCTGATTAAAAAAGAGTTTGAAAAGATGCACCAGTTTCTACGAGAGGAGGAAGCTGCCAGGCTTGAGGCACTACAGAACGAGCTGGAGCAGAAGACCTCTTTAATGAAGAGTACATTTGACAAGATGGCCAGGGACATTCTATTCCTCTCTGACACAATCAGGACCATAGAAGAGGAGATTAGAGCCGAGGACATCTCATTCTTACAG AACGTCAAGGGCACAATGGAGAG AGCGCAGTGCACGCTACAGGACCCAGAGAGAGCGTCTGGAGCACTGCTCAATGTGGCCCAGCACCTGGGCAACCTCAAGTTTGACGTCTGGAAGAAGATGCAGAACTTGGTTCAGTACA CTCCTGTGATCCTTGACCCCAACACTGCAGATGCTCGTCTCACCCTGTCTGACGACCTGACCAGTGTCACCTACAGCGACAAGAGACAGCAGCTGCCTGACAACCCGGAGAGATTCAACTGGTACCTCTGTGTGCTGGGCTCTGAGGGATTCCTCTCTGGGGCCCACAGCTGGGACGTGGATGTGGGAGACAGCACGCTTTGGATGCTGGGCGTCACCACGGAGTCCAACCAGAGGAAAGGGCTGATATTCTTCAACAGCGGCGTCTGGTGCGTGCTGCACATGGACGGGAGGTACAAGTCGCGATCCTCCGGCCAGACTGGATCGCCTCTCCCGGTGAACGGCAAACTGCAGAGGGTCCGAGTGCAGCTGAACTTGGCCAAGGGAACGGTGTCATTCTCGGACTCTGTTCACGACACCCACctgcacacattcagacacacctTCTCCGAGAGGGTGTTTCCGTTCTTTTTTAATTGGTGCGCACAATCTCCCCTGAGGATTTTACCACAAAGATCTTCCATAACAATGGGATAA
- the LOC125306472 gene encoding E3 ubiquitin-protein ligase TRIM35-like isoform X2 encodes MASFLPEEDLTCTVCCDIFEDPVVLSCSHSVCEDCLKNYWSTKQFQECPLCRRRSSRDNPPVCIALKNLCEAYTKEKKLSGELCPSHKERFKLFCKEDKELLCVVCRDSREHKTHDCSPIDEAAADLKEEVKEALEPLTDKLNEFKNTERIYQDMAEHIKKQAEKAESRIKEEFEKLHQFLRDEEEARLDVLKEEEEEKSQLMKEKIDDISKKISSLSGRIKDIEEELKANAVAFLLDFEDTMERAQREMKEPEAVPGGLIDVAQHLGNLNFKVL; translated from the exons ATGGCTTCGTTCCTACCTGAAGAGGATCTCACATGCACTGTGTGCTGTGATATATTTGAAGATCCAGTGGTCCTGTCGTGTAGTCACAGTGTATGTGAAGACTGCCTGAAAAATTACTGGAGTACAAAACAATTCCAGGAGTGTCCGCTTTGCAGGAGGAGGTCTTCGAGAGACAACCCTCCCGTGTGCATTGCCTTGAAGAACCTGTGTGAGGCCTACACGAAGGAGAAGAAACTGTCCGGAGAGTTATGCCCCTCTCACAAAGAGAGATTCAAACTCTTCTGTAAAGAGGACAAGgagctgctgtgtgtggtgtgtcgcGACTCCAGAGAGCACAAGACTCACGACTGCAGCCCAATAGATGAAGCTGCTGCTGATCTTAAG GAGGAAGTCAAGGAGGCATTGGAACCCCTTACGGACAAGCTGAATGAATTTAAAAATACTGAACGCATTTATCAGGATATGGCAGAGCACATCAAA AAACAAGCTGAAAAAGCGGAGTCTCGGATTAAGGAGGAGTTTGAGAAACTTCACCAGTTCTTACGAGATGAAGAGGAAGCTCGTTTAGATGTGctgaaggaagaggaggaggagaagagccaGTTGATGAAGGAGAAGATTGATGACATCAGCAAGAAGATTTCATCTCTTTCAGGCAGAATCAAGGACATAGAGGAGGAGCTGAAAGCAAACGCAGTTGCCTTCCTCTTA GACTTTGAGGACACCATGGAAAG AGCCCAGCGCGAGATGAAGGAGCCAGAGGCCGTTCCAGGAGGCCTGATTGATGTGGCACAGCACCTGGGCAACCTCAACTTCAAG GTCCTGTGA
- the LOC125306472 gene encoding E3 ubiquitin-protein ligase TRIM35-like isoform X1, with amino-acid sequence MASFLPEEDLTCTVCCDIFEDPVVLSCSHSVCEDCLKNYWSTKQFQECPLCRRRSSRDNPPVCIALKNLCEAYTKEKKLSGELCPSHKERFKLFCKEDKELLCVVCRDSREHKTHDCSPIDEAAADLKEEVKEALEPLTDKLNEFKNTERIYQDMAEHIKKQAEKAESRIKEEFEKLHQFLRDEEEARLDVLKEEEEEKSQLMKEKIDDISKKISSLSGRIKDIEEELKANAVAFLLDFEDTMERAQREMKEPEAVPGGLIDVAQHLGNLNFKVWLKMRDISSYCPVIFDPNTAGDLLILSDDLTTVKDSYGRQNLPSNPERYGNCVLGSEGFDSGTYSWDVQVGKHKYWDIGVTTMPKPNDTWSTVWSLRSRTEFWSDTVTHSVQCLGINSPLSLSEPPEIIRVDLDFAQDILPSERLEDPASDPHCSGGQ; translated from the exons ATGGCTTCGTTCCTACCTGAAGAGGATCTCACATGCACTGTGTGCTGTGATATATTTGAAGATCCAGTGGTCCTGTCGTGTAGTCACAGTGTATGTGAAGACTGCCTGAAAAATTACTGGAGTACAAAACAATTCCAGGAGTGTCCGCTTTGCAGGAGGAGGTCTTCGAGAGACAACCCTCCCGTGTGCATTGCCTTGAAGAACCTGTGTGAGGCCTACACGAAGGAGAAGAAACTGTCCGGAGAGTTATGCCCCTCTCACAAAGAGAGATTCAAACTCTTCTGTAAAGAGGACAAGgagctgctgtgtgtggtgtgtcgcGACTCCAGAGAGCACAAGACTCACGACTGCAGCCCAATAGATGAAGCTGCTGCTGATCTTAAG GAGGAAGTCAAGGAGGCATTGGAACCCCTTACGGACAAGCTGAATGAATTTAAAAATACTGAACGCATTTATCAGGATATGGCAGAGCACATCAAA AAACAAGCTGAAAAAGCGGAGTCTCGGATTAAGGAGGAGTTTGAGAAACTTCACCAGTTCTTACGAGATGAAGAGGAAGCTCGTTTAGATGTGctgaaggaagaggaggaggagaagagccaGTTGATGAAGGAGAAGATTGATGACATCAGCAAGAAGATTTCATCTCTTTCAGGCAGAATCAAGGACATAGAGGAGGAGCTGAAAGCAAACGCAGTTGCCTTCCTCTTA GACTTTGAGGACACCATGGAAAG AGCCCAGCGCGAGATGAAGGAGCCAGAGGCCGTTCCAGGAGGCCTGATTGATGTGGCACAGCACCTGGGCAACCTCAACTTCAAGGTCTGGCTTAAGATGCGGGACATCAGTTCCTACT GTCCTGTGATATTTGACCCCAACACTGCTGGCGACTTACTGATCCTGTCTGATGACCTGACCACGGTGAAAGACAGTTATGGGAGACAGAATCTTCCGAGTAACCCCGAGAGATACGGCAATTGCGTCTTGGGCTCTGAGGGCTTCGACTCTGGGACCTACAGCTGGGACGTCCAGGTTGGAAAGCATAAATACTGGGACATAGGCGTGACCACAATGCCCAAACCGAACGATACTTGGAGCACAGTCTGGAGTTTAAGGTCTCGCACCGAGTTTTGGTCGGACACTGTGACCCACTCTGTACAATGCTTAGGAATAAACTCCCCATTGTCTCTGAGCGAACCACCTGAGATCATCAGAGTTGACCTGGACTTTGCCCAAG ACATACTACCAAGCGAACGCCTTGAAGATCCTGCCAGTGACCCCCACTGTAGTGGTGGACAATGA